The DNA window tatatttttgtaGGACCAATGCAACTGAATACAACTGCTTTGTACCAAAAACTTGACATACAGTGTGTGAGATTAAATTTAATACACAAGGTGATCATCTAAATGTCCAACTGTCATTTCAAAAAGAGACGTTTTCCACCTTCATGTGCAGTTTTGGACGAGATCGGAGATCTGCACTTGGATTTCTGTGGTTGTACATTAATGACGGAAGCCATCGATATTACGACACTGACTCTGTGCATAAAAAAATTGCTGTAAATGCAACATTCCTTCGATTCAGCAGCACTCGTGATTGTCCAAGTGGTcttaattgatttttttgaaTGGCAATTGTCCCAGTTttcgttaaaaaaaaaaaaaaaaaaaaaagtctatgCAAACTCTGCATCTTTTTGAAACGATCCCTCGATCTCAGTGGGCTACGGCCGTTGCATTCCCCAGTTGTCCTTCAGCTTCATGAGTAATATTGTGTAATAGTGAGAATGTAGCCTGTCTATCTTTGGCACTCACCATGTCCTTCGCAACTGCTTGCATCTCATCTGTCGAGTTATTGTACAAAGTGTAAGAAAGAATTTTTAAGactaataataaattatatttatatgcaaCATTGGAAAGGAAGCGCCAGGAGCTGTTTTGTTTGAATTGTGAGAGTAAGACACACAGAGTGCCTTCGAGACACAGTCGTTTTATTAGGGAATGTTCTCCCGGTCCACTCGTACACTCTCCTAATCACATATGTACAGATTAAATAAGGCACATGCCGCAGTGGTAGAGTGGACGGGACGTATTCTGTACACACATCAGAAACATAGTTTAACATCCGGCAAGGTGATAATTAGTAATAGATTCCAGCTCATCAACTTACAAATGAATTGTGAGTGGAAAGAAGTGGACAGTATTTTAGCAatattatttgtgtgtctgtggggagAGTTGTGTATCTGTATCTCAATCCGTGTGAGCAGAATCAGATTTGTACACGTCTAAAAGAATTCACAAATGTGTTGAGATTTGTTAATGCAAAcaggaatattaaaaaaaaacatgctgaatACGTACATTGAAAGCGATGACTTGTCTCTTGGAGCAAAACACTTTTTCAGGTGTAAgcatctttaaatgtatttatagatttatCACAGATCTATacacacatttgcagatttGTCCACACGTGTGTAAATCTcaatatacatatacagattATTTTTACACGTTTACAAATCTGATAATGCACAAGCAGATTGAGATACAGTTACACAACTctccaaagacacacacacaaatgcagtgCTACAATATGAGCACCATAGAGACAATGAGGAAGGACAAGGCCCAAGTCTGAGCTCTGGAGGCTGGAAGAATCACAAATCcatcagtgatgtcacactTTTTACCCACTGAGCTTCttttaatattgaaataaactgtactttaaaatacattatataattaatttagttttactctgtcataataaaaataataatatatttgacAAAGGGGACACTGGGCATGAATCAGTCTTCTCTTGGGATGGATGACGGCCACTATGGAGGGGATTGACAGTGAAGTTGAACATCTGCTATGAGATCACAGCATGCAGTCAAAAACAACATATATGAAGGCAGCTGTGACGGTACAAAAGACTGCACATGGATTACTGCTATATGGCTTTAGAAGAGCAGAGCAGGAGCTTCCTCTGTACAAACCGATCAGAGGGATTTTCAGTAAACTCATCTGCGAGGGTCCCCGTCCGGACCCCGATGACCACTCAAGCTTTCACAGAAAGCACAACCTGAACACTTTTGTCCAAGGTTACGAAGACAACGGGACGTCAGATCTCCCCCTGACGTAATAAATCTTTCACCTCTCATACTTCTGGCTCCCAGTCGACGATTACGTCCATCGCTCTTGTTCCCTGTCAGTTTCCTTTGTCCCATTGTTCATAGCctccacttttttttccctttcgtCCATTGGCCAGTGTGAGCGGAGCTGTGACACTGGCTGTGACAAGTCTCTGGGTGATGAGAGCATCTCTCTTGATTCTCTGTCACATCTTGATGTCTTGGGACTCTAACATCTTCGCCAGGGTCTTCTTCACCCTCAGGGCTGTGAGGCGAGACGCCGGGTTGTGAGCCCAGCACTCAGACATCAGCTTTCCCATCTGTCGTAGACACTGAGgacacaaatatatacacacacataagaaTATAGGAATATGATAACAAACTTTATATACAACTAGCCGAAGTACCACCAGTTTATAAGTTGCAATAAATTACAAGTGAACTTTCAAAGGTTGAGGTCTGCCTTTCTCGATTTGGTATCGGAAAACGTTTGGAATACCTCATCACTGCTCCAGCGATTAGCGAAGGAAGGTCTTTGTTTCTTAATGCACACAACCTCCCTCATGTCCTCATAGGAGGGATCAGTGGGCACGAGGTCATGATAGGGCAGCTGATACTCCTCCACAATgcctgcaggaaaaaaacacatgcatcagCGAGATCGTTAAGAAAACATCTAGACACATTAGGGTCATGTGTAAATTAAAATCAGACTTTTCAGAGTTTTTCCCCTGACCTCCAGAGATGCAACGTCGCACAATCTCCCAAACGATGAGGCCGAAACTGTACATGTCGGCCATGATGAAAGACTGGAAGTAGCTCCTGTTCAATGTCTCATCCAACACTTCAGGTGGCATGTAGCGCTTCGTGCCGACGCGGAGGTTGGGAGGGATGTCCACCTCGTTAGTGTCACTGAGACGAGgggggaaaacaaaaatgagCAACAAAAAATGTCTGTATGGTTTTATTAATGTATGAGTTCAATTGACAttcaataatttaaaatcaacattGTACCTGTTGAATTTGACAGCCAGCCCAAGGTCTGCTATGCAACAGGATCCGTTCTTTTTAACCAGGATGTTTTTACTCTTCAGGTCTCTGTGTGCGATGGCCGGTTTGCCCTGCGTGCCGTAGATCTCGGTGTGCAGGTGGCAGAGGCCTGATATGGAGGAGTAGGCCAGTTTCAGCAGAGACTTGACGTCTAACGTGTTGGACTTGAGGTAGTCGTATAATGATCCGTTCTCGTGGTAATCTGTGATCAGGTAGAGCTGAGTCCACGAGCCGGTTCCTTTAATGTCGGCAGCTATGAATCCTGGGGGTTGGAAAGAGGCGGTGAGAAGACTGAGAGATGTGTTCAGATCGATTTACACACACTTTACTCTTtactcgacacacacacacacacacacacacacacacacacacacacacacacattcagatcaACACTTCAGTCAGTCCGTGTTTTTGTCTCTCTTACCCAGGATGTTGTCATGTCTCATCAGGAAGGTCTGATAAATCTCAGTCTCTCTGAACcagctctcttcctctgtggtgaAGAAGACTTTGACtgccactctctctcctctccacttgCCCATCCACACCTCTCCGTATCGCCCTTTTCCGATCTGCTTCACCATCTGAATTTGCTTGGCGATGGTTCGCTGCACCTGGCAACACATGATTGTGAAAGAAATGGAAGTTTAATTTGCAATTTCCCTTTAAATCTCGTAGGTAACATCATGCTGTTGTTCCTCATAAACTAAGTAGCCgaggacaaacaaaaacagttttcctGCATGTTTGGAAAGGGAAGAGTGAGTGGAGGGGTTTTCAGTTGGTTGCAATCCACAAGCTCAgcactagatgtcactagataCTACACGCTGCTCCTTTAAGGTGTTGAGGCACATGTGCACTGCTCTGTTCTTACCAGTAGAGGGAGTCCTGACCCTGAGCCAGAGCCTGTACTCCTGGAATGCTCTATGAGATCTTTAAGAGACTCCCCGGGGGGGATGTAggtctcctcctgctccaggtCGATACTGTAGCGGGGCTGTGACTCCTGCCGCTTATACCTGCCACAGAGAAGACAATCTTAAATGCACGTCAGGGAGCGTGAATTTTTTGATAAGGTTCTGGTCATAGTCAAAGTTCTCACCTGAAGTAGAAGAAGACGAGGACGAGGCCGAGGATGATGGTGCAGACGGTGATTGAGATGAAGAGAGCCATGTACTGGATGCTGCTGTCCACATAatctaaaaagacaaacattgaaTATTGAATAATCCTGGTCTGAACTGATGAATAACTAGACTGACAGTCATTTGTTCATTGTTATCAAATCCAACATTAGTTTTCTAATTTTCATCAGCAGGGACAAGCTCCTttttcccttcctccctctaaCCCTGCCCTACACCCTCCTGTCCCAGCGTGTGATCGATCACATCCCCTTCCTGAATCCCACATATCGGGTGTCACACTGACATCGCTCCAGAACCCCCCCCCTGCCCCCCGAGGCCCAATGCAGCTCTGGGGCTCTAATCTTTCTGTCGTGCTCCTGTCAATCTCAAGCACACACAAGAACAGAGGACGCATGAGCATGAGGGGAAGACTTGCGGGTGTGCAgggaaccacacacacacacacccacccacccacacacccacacacacacatacacacacacatacacacaaagggAGAAGCACCAGTggacaaagaaaaactgcaCAGAGTCTTATGAGCTCCCTGCAGGCCCAtttggacagatagatagataaactcTGTTGattccatctctttctctttcaaacTGGTTTTAAACCAGCAACTTAAAGATTCCTGGTAGTTCCACAACAGTCCTCTGACGTACCAACTCTGCTAAAGCTGGGGAACAACAGTCTGTATAGGtggggaagaagaggaaagatgagGAACAAGGGGGAAGGAGAAAAATGATAAATCCCTTATCAATCTTTTCTCATTAAATAAGACCTGGTACTACCGCTCGCCTGATTGCTCTggagattttcctgttgttgctAAAgtgacccagacaatctcctgctgcgttctacATCAGTCAgaggcaaactctggaaaatgtccggaccCAATCTTCAGTTTGCAACCGAGTTGGAGAAAAACTGaagaattatttttctttctcagatGTAAATCAGTTTATCGCTGTTTGCTTGAAGGTCATAATGAAATATGTAAgggtaatgtaatgtaaaagtgtaatggtgagtgtgtgtgacagagactgggagcaagagagagggattgtgattgtgtgtgtgtgtgtgtgtgtgtgtgtgtgtgtgtgtgtgtgtgtgtgtgtgtgtgtgtgtgtgtgtgtgtgtgtgtgagggacagatggacagatatCTCACATCCGTACCGGGGCAAGAAACTCAAGCAGGCCCTGGGGAGAGGCTGTCCTTTTCATTAGAGGGTGAGAGAACAAGCTGAGCCTGCAAGCTCTGTTTCAcctgcctctctttctctccccctgccCCCCCCTCGAGCAGCATGTGCCACTTTACTCCAGCACCACACTGTGGTTTGTAACAGTTTAAACTGTCACTACCCATCATCGCCCAGCTCGGCCTGAATTAGCTGGTTCTAAAGGCCACTGGGCGCAGGATTTCATCGTGTGAACAAACAcgtgtgtcagtgttgtgtctcACCTGACGTCATGAGCGGAGGAGGAATAGTAGGATGCAAATCTCGGTTGCAGTAGTCCTGATCTGTGCAACACTCGAGAGCTCTCCTGGAACGTGCATTCCCCGtgtcctgaaacacacacaagtgtaaaCCTCAGGCTTTTCCACACACTGATGAAGACACAAGCGTAACAAATATTTACAGCTACACTCATGAGAGTGTTTAACGATGGACCAGAGGTTTCTCCACTGTGTGTTAAGATGGCGAGTTTGAAAAGTATGCTTTAAACAGATCTCATAAATAGTTGCAGTCGTTCAAGGAAAACTCATAAAGACgtttcagaaagaaacacacccacagtaagaaatacacacagagcTGACTTACTCGACACTGGAACTCAGAACCAGCGAGTCCTAAACAACCTGAGGTGAGCACAGCCActccgccctcctcctcctcaaccaTGGTGAAGCAGAATCCGTCAGtgctgagaaaacacacacattgtatcCGTCACTATGGTTGTTGGGGTTTGGGCTGAAAAGCATTTTATTGAATCTGATTCCAGAATAAAGTCTATTGAGTCTAAATCCTTTGAAAATCTCAATCTAACTGTAAATAGTCAAGAACTGAAACTGATGCATTTTAACCCAATATACATTATTACTGAGTATATATATTACTGAAtggatcattttttttattaatcatttCAGTCATTTATAACAAAACATCATCATTCAGTGATACCTGATTCCAGATAGTTTTTTATCAATATCATTGCACATTGGAGAGTTTGGGAGAAAACTATTTGAACCTGTTACCTTATATatgcaatttaaaataaaagacattaatGGTAATGTcgtaatataatatttaaatatttatcgtATGCACCTACATTCCTGTATCATAGAATAAATACTTGTACTCTATACACTTTGAACATGAAACTCTCCAGTGTAAACATCTAATGCAGGTTCCTGACTGAGGGCTTTCAGAGACGAAGCTCTTCCGATCAGGTAATTAGAGGTTGTGTTGTCTTTTAACAGCCTCGATGCACACAGTTATTTTTACGGTGCTATTTTTATATACTTCATCGTACATGCAGGTGTTGTTGACGGAGTTTTCCGGGCAGTGGTGATTGCAGTAGCACCAGAGCAGTTTCTGAGATGAAACAGTggccgtgctgctgctgctgctatccTCCGCCTTTCGCTGCAATCCCCCCTTCCATCCGTTCTTCAGAAGCATGGCGTCCAACATGTTGgctgtgcagagagagagcgagagcgggTTTAGATCAAGGTCAGAACCCAAACATCTGGACACTCCACTGGGTCAAGCGAGGGCGAGCAGTAAAACATAAGTACACATACCTCAGAGaaattaaagattaaataaatcaaaagatcCAAACAACATTTCAGCTCATTCTGAATGGGTGttttgaattatatatatatatatatatatatatatatatttatatggatATAAATGAATCAGTTCAGCCTGCCTTGGcactgttaccatggcaatGCAATCCTCTGAAAGTGTGAAAATGTGGTGCTGAAAGCAACCCTGCTGTCCTGGACCGGAATCAATGTACCAGTCTGGaaccagaaaaacacagag is part of the Paralichthys olivaceus isolate ysfri-2021 chromosome 18, ASM2471397v2, whole genome shotgun sequence genome and encodes:
- the bmpr1bb gene encoding bone morphogenetic protein receptor, type IBb translates to MVVAWSPRERAWQAVLLVTGLASLSCGSDANMLDAMLLKNGWKGGLQRKAEDSSSSSTATVSSQKLLWCYCNHHCPENSVNNTCITDGFCFTMVEEEEGGVAVLTSGCLGLAGSEFQCRDTGNARSRRALECCTDQDYCNRDLHPTIPPPLMTSDYVDSSIQYMALFISITVCTIILGLVLVFFYFRYKRQESQPRYSIDLEQEETYIPPGESLKDLIEHSRSTGSGSGSGLPLLVQRTIAKQIQMVKQIGKGRYGEVWMGKWRGERVAVKVFFTTEEESWFRETEIYQTFLMRHDNILGFIAADIKGTGSWTQLYLITDYHENGSLYDYLKSNTLDVKSLLKLAYSSISGLCHLHTEIYGTQGKPAIAHRDLKSKNILVKKNGSCCIADLGLAVKFNSDTNEVDIPPNLRVGTKRYMPPEVLDETLNRSYFQSFIMADMYSFGLIVWEIVRRCISGGIVEEYQLPYHDLVPTDPSYEDMREVVCIKKQRPSFANRWSSDECLRQMGKLMSECWAHNPASRLTALRVKKTLAKMLESQDIKM